AAACTTCTCATTGCCCAGATTCCGGTACAGAACGTTATCGGATACGTCGTTCGCCACGTACAGGTCAGGCCAGCCATCTTCATCGAAATCGCACCATGCCGCCGAGAGGCTGCGACCTTCCGGGTTATCAACTCCCCCACCCGCCGCCATCTCCGTGAACGTACCATCTCCATTGTTCTTATAGAGCAGGTTCCGTTCCGGCGTGAAGGAAGAAGGATTGAGGCTTGTGGGAACTTCCACATCGTATTGCATGGACAATTCCCGGATGTCCTGATAGGAATATTGTACATATCCGCAAACGTAAAGGTCGAGAGATCCATCACGGTTGAAATCTGCCCAGGAGGCACCTGACCAGAACCCTTTCCGCCCACCAACCCCCGCTCGCCTGGTTCTATCCGTGAACGTACCGTCTCCGTTGTTGCGGTAGAGCGAGTTTTGTCCATAGCAGGAAATGAACAAATCGGGCAAACCGTCGTTGTCGTAGTCTCCCCAAGCAGCCGCCATACCCCAACCCCGGAAGTCCACACCAGCCTTGGAACTCACCTCTTCAAATGTGCCATCCCCCCTGTTATGATACAGTGCGCAATGGGACGGAGATGATTCGATCTCCTCTGCTGTCATAGAGAGCGGGCCTACCTCATTGACTACAAAGAGATCCAGCCAGCCGTCATTATCATAATCACCCCAGGCGGCCCCCGATCCCATGTCTTCGGGAAGCTGAGTTGACCGTTTTCCGGAGAAATGGTGAAATGAAATGCCTGCTTCCAGGGAAGCATCCACGAATCTAACCTGGGGATAGTTCTTCGGTAAGGATCGAGTAAGGTCGGCCGTCACTCCTTCAATTTTCTCTCCCGGCCGGTAGGGTGGTTCGGGTTTGGAAAGCAGCCAGAGCGCAGCGCTTACGCCGGCTATGAAAAGAACTATACTGATTGCGGTCGTGACGATGAGGCGTCTTCGGCGGGACAGGCTAGCCGGCATTAGCCTGCAAGGTCGTCATCGATCCGACTTGAATTCGCTTGGTATCCTCGGAAATTACGGAAATGGGAGCGGTAACCCCGGACTCCTCCCCAAGAAGGAAGTTAAGGAGGAACTGGTTGATCTTCCGGTACATCAGTTTCGCTGTCACCTGCAACTCTCCGACGTGATCGGCGGGCACCTGAAACTGAAATTCTTCATCTGTGAGAGGCTGTTTTCCCTCCGTCGAAACGCTGCCGGGACAGAGGAAGGAGAATTCGGCTTTGTCAGAAAAGCCCGGGAACAGGACGCGGCGGTATCGCACACCCACCATCTCCCACAAATTGTGCCGGTCAATCAGATTGCCGTACTCATCAACGGACTCCGCTTTGAAGACGAAAGACCCAGGCTCAATAAAATTCCGGTCATCCCTGCGGCCGCTAGAAAAAACCTCGTTGCCGTCCTGGTCCGTCACGGTAACTTCAACCCAGGCTTGAATAATATCCATGGGACCGGTAGGGAAATCATGACCGACCTTGTTGTTGGTGATCACGGCTTGAATCTTGACTGTTTCACCAGGTTCGACCTTCTCCGGCACCACGAGTTCCAGTGGCACGGCGGGTCCCTTCTTCCACTTATCCGCGATTTCGGGGATCTCGATCTCACCTTGAAGCCACTTTTCTGTCAGAGCGATCTGCTCGTCTGCACCTGGGAGATCCAAAATCCGGGGGATAAATTGATTGGCAGCTATGAAACGATGACTCCGATGCTTTTTGTCATCGGGAACTCGATTGTAGTCCAGGGCATCTCCGCTGGCGGGATCGCTGGATTCCACCAATCGCATATGACATTCCCGGCATTCAACGGTCTTTGTGGCATCTCCCGGATGATTCCAACGACTCTTTCGCCAGTTATCGAATTGGTTTTGAAGTTGAACCCAACCCACCTTGTTGATCTCCTGATCGATGAACTGCTTATGGCAGGCGGCGCAGAACTCGGGACTCTTAAACAGACGATGCTGCAAGCTTTCCACATGATACCTCGGGTAGGCACGAATCAAGAAATCCCTGAGAAACCGGACTTTTTCGCCTTCGTGTAATTCGAACATGTAGCGTCGCGGCTGGGTGATGACGTAATTCGCATTTCCTTTGAGATCTGTCTCTTTGATGGCATGACAGACAAGGCACGAGACACCCTCCTGATATCCCGCGAGGTTGGTCAAGTCATCAGTGAAGATATTCTTTGCTCCTGAAAACAGAGAGATGGGATCGTGGCATCCACCACAATATCGGGTTGATTCGGGTCCATTCTGTTCACCCATAACCTTCTGAACGGCTTGAAACGCAGGATCCATTGCCGAATAACGGTGAGCACTGACCTGCCACTCTTTGACAATGTCCTGGTGACATCCCGAAGTTCCGCACGTTTCGGAGCCGCCCAGGGACCGGGCGTCGAAGGCATCTCCGGTACTTGTTCGGGCTAGACTTGGGGCAAAGGGCCTGTCGGGACCGTAGATGAAGCTGTAGTCATCGGGTAATCGGTTGACCAGTTTCACCGGTTCATATGCATAAACCAGAAGGATGACCCCAGCAAAGAGTACTCCCACAGCGAACAGGGTATTCAAACCATAACGCTTCTGCGCCTTCAAAACCGGCTGCAACGCCTCCGTCTTTCGTCCTCTGAAATCACGAACCAGGATGACGACCAGATGAGGCAGCAGAGAAGCAATCAGGGCAAACGTGGAAATAATGTGGGCCACGTCCCAACCGTGGCCGATCTTCGTCTGAAAAATAGCCTGAAACGTCAAAACGATACCGCTTACGGCAGCCACCACGGTTGCCACTAAGGAGAAGTACCCGGTGAGCTTGATGTGGTGCATTCTGGTGGTTCGGTATACCAACCAGTGGCGGAT
The genomic region above belongs to Candidatus Neomarinimicrobiota bacterium and contains:
- a CDS encoding multiheme c-type cytochrome, encoding MKQEHDQTFRAKEWQHRLLILASGLLFFETLTGLSIYLLPFSISNQVMVLLHTGIGLLFLIPFTWYQIRHWLVYRTTRMHHIKLTGYFSLVATVVAAVSGIVLTFQAIFQTKIGHGWDVAHIISTFALIASLLPHLVVILVRDFRGRKTEALQPVLKAQKRYGLNTLFAVGVLFAGVILLVYAYEPVKLVNRLPDDYSFIYGPDRPFAPSLARTSTGDAFDARSLGGSETCGTSGCHQDIVKEWQVSAHRYSAMDPAFQAVQKVMGEQNGPESTRYCGGCHDPISLFSGAKNIFTDDLTNLAGYQEGVSCLVCHAIKETDLKGNANYVITQPRRYMFELHEGEKVRFLRDFLIRAYPRYHVESLQHRLFKSPEFCAACHKQFIDQEINKVGWVQLQNQFDNWRKSRWNHPGDATKTVECRECHMRLVESSDPASGDALDYNRVPDDKKHRSHRFIAANQFIPRILDLPGADEQIALTEKWLQGEIEIPEIADKWKKGPAVPLELVVPEKVEPGETVKIQAVITNNKVGHDFPTGPMDIIQAWVEVTVTDQDGNEVFSSGRRDDRNFIEPGSFVFKAESVDEYGNLIDRHNLWEMVGVRYRRVLFPGFSDKAEFSFLCPGSVSTEGKQPLTDEEFQFQVPADHVGELQVTAKLMYRKINQFLLNFLLGEESGVTAPISVISEDTKRIQVGSMTTLQANAG
- a CDS encoding CRTAC1 family protein, with product MPASLSRRRRLIVTTAISIVLFIAGVSAALWLLSKPEPPYRPGEKIEGVTADLTRSLPKNYPQVRFVDASLEAGISFHHFSGKRSTQLPEDMGSGAAWGDYDNDGWLDLFVVNEVGPLSMTAEEIESSPSHCALYHNRGDGTFEEVSSKAGVDFRGWGMAAAWGDYDNDGLPDLFISCYGQNSLYRNNGDGTFTDRTRRAGVGGRKGFWSGASWADFNRDGSLDLYVCGYVQYSYQDIRELSMQYDVEVPTSLNPSSFTPERNLLYKNNGDGTFTEMAAGGGVDNPEGRSLSAAWCDFDEDGWPDLYVANDVSDNVLYRNLGNEKFEEISHASWVADYRGAMGLAVGDWDGDLDMDIFVTHWMAQENALFSNVGSQFAAASQSSSTNIKFMDEADRYGLGQIALDYIGWGTSFFDYNNDSRPDLFISNGSTFRQREKPWLLVPMPNKLFWNRGASEGFYDVSTVSGDIFQNEYVGRGAAFGDYDNDGDVDIFVVNNNGPGILLRNEGGNRNNWLKVSLEGRQSNRSAIGAKLRLVADGTYQICQVGAQSSYCSQNSLVEHFGLGSSSRVDTLEINWPGGTRQLFHNVEANQTVRILEGEATYERM